GGTAGGCGTGGGCCGGGCCGGGGCCGAGGTGCGGGTAGGCGCCGCGCAGGCGGCCGTTGTCGAGCAGCCGCGCCCAGCCGAGCCCGCGGCCGGCCAGCAGGGCGTCGGCCGCGGCCACCTCGACCTGGCCGCGGAGCAGGAAGGTGCCGCGGCGGCCGAGGTGCCAGGGGGTGTGGGGCTCGATCCGGCCGGCGAAGTGCTCCAGCACCGCGGCCAGGGCGCCCGACCGCTCCAGGGCCTCGGCCGGGCAGTCGCCCAGGTCGCGCGGGGCCTCGCCCCAGACCAGCTCGACCTCCCGGCCCCGGACCAGGACCGTGCCCAGCTCGGCGATGGCGTCGCGGGTCCCGAGCAGGCGGCCCGTCTCCCGCAGCTGGGCGGCCGTGCGGCCCGAGACGAGCACCACCTCCAGCCCGGCGGCGTGGGCGGCGACCAGGGCCTGGGCGGCGGCCAGGGTGGGGCGGCCGTCCAGGTCGGCCAGCAGCGACCCGTCCCGGCCGACCAGCGTCCCGTCGACGTCGGAGAAGAGCAGGGCCGGGCGGAGCCGGTCCAGCAGCGGCCCGGCGTCGGCCAGGGCCAGCGCCGGCACGCTACTCGGACGCGGCGACGGGGTCGGCCCGTCGCCGCCGGTAGTCGTCGACGGTCACGATCGGCGGGCGCCGGGAGGTGACGATCTCGCGCGGCTCCGGCTGGTACTCGTACTGCTGGTTGGAGAACTGCACCAGGGTGGTGGCGAAGTTCCCCGGGGCCGAGCGGCCCTCCTCGGCCAGCCGCAGGAACGCCGACTGGAGGATGCCGAAGCTCATCCGGCCGAGGGCCTGCATGTCCTGGTTGCGGTGGACGCGCCGGTCCAGGTCGACCTGGGCGATGGCGTCGACCCCGAAGCGGGCGGCGATGTCGACCAGCAGGCCCAGCTCGACTCCGTAGCCGGAGAAGAACGGCACCTGCTCGAGGATCTCGCGGCGTCCGGCGTACTCGCCCGACAGCGGCTGGACGATGCCGGCCAGCTCCGGCCAGAGCAGGTTGATGAGGGGGCGGGCCAGCAGCTCGGTGACCCGGCCGCCGCCGGTGGCCCGCAGGGCGTTGCGCTCCCGGATGGGCCGCTCGTAGAACGCCTTCACGTACTGGATCTCCGGGTCGAGCAGCAGGGGGCCGAGCAGCCCGTAGACGAAGCGGGCGTGGAAGTTGCGGATGTCGGCGTCGATGAAGCAGAGCAGGTCGCCCTCGCAGGCGTGGAGGCTCTTCCAGAGGGCCTCGCCCTTGCCCGACCCCGGGCCTTCGCCGGGCAGGACGTCGTGCTCGAGGAACACCCGGGCCCCCTCGGCCCGGGCGATGGCCGCGGTGTCGTCACCGGAGCCGGCGTCCATGACCACGATCTCGTCGACCAGGCGGGCCCGCTCGACCAGGTTGCGGCGGAGGTTGCGGACGATGCCGCCGACGGTCGCGGCCTCGTCCCGGGTCGGGAGGCAGACCGAGACGGTCACTCCGAGCCGCTCCTTGGCCGCGCGCAGCTTGGCCGGCGACTCGAACTGGCTGTGGTGGAAGGTCCGGTTGCCGAACCACTCCCAGGTGTCGATATCGGTCATCCAGGCTCCCGTGAGGGGCCGCTCCTGTGCGGGCCTCCCCCCCATCATCCCCCGCAGGTGTTGCAGCCATGCAGCGTGCCAGGGCAAGCTGGCCACCACAACTCCATAGGTAGTCCCAGGCGACGCATCCAGAGGGGCGGAGGGACCGGCCCGACGAAGCCCCGGCAACCTCCTCCGGACGAGGAAGGTGCCACTTCCGGCCTCGCCATCGTGGCGAGG
The nucleotide sequence above comes from Actinomycetota bacterium. Encoded proteins:
- a CDS encoding HAD family phosphatase; the protein is MPALALADAGPLLDRLRPALLFSDVDGTLVGRDGSLLADLDGRPTLAAAQALVAAHAAGLEVVLVSGRTAAQLRETGRLLGTRDAIAELGTVLVRGREVELVWGEAPRDLGDCPAEALERSGALAAVLEHFAGRIEPHTPWHLGRRGTFLLRGQVEVAAADALLAGRGLGWARLLDNGRLRGAYPHLGPGPAHAYHLLPAGVSKAGTAAAYLAGRGLDRAGAAAIGDSPADLQLAEVVGAMFLVANGAWAADGASGIPVVVTPSAAGQGWAEAVTALLGRMTPGRPG
- a CDS encoding glucosyl-3-phosphoglycerate synthase; translated protein: MTDIDTWEWFGNRTFHHSQFESPAKLRAAKERLGVTVSVCLPTRDEAATVGGIVRNLRRNLVERARLVDEIVVMDAGSGDDTAAIARAEGARVFLEHDVLPGEGPGSGKGEALWKSLHACEGDLLCFIDADIRNFHARFVYGLLGPLLLDPEIQYVKAFYERPIRERNALRATGGGRVTELLARPLINLLWPELAGIVQPLSGEYAGRREILEQVPFFSGYGVELGLLVDIAARFGVDAIAQVDLDRRVHRNQDMQALGRMSFGILQSAFLRLAEEGRSAPGNFATTLVQFSNQQYEYQPEPREIVTSRRPPIVTVDDYRRRRADPVAASE